In the Hydrogenimonas thermophila genome, CTAACAAATATGGCGTTCCTCGTATGGCGTTTGTTAACAAAATGGACCGTGTTGGTGCAGACTTCTTTGAAGTTGAGCGACAAATCAAAGAGCGCTTAAAATCAAATGCTGTGCCTATTCAGATTCCTATCGGTGCAGAAGATGATTTTAAAGGTGTTGTTGACCTTGTAACTATGAAAGCTATCATCTGGGAAGATGAAGGTTTCGGACAGAAATTTGAAGTAACTGACATTCCAGCTGATCTTGTAGATAAAGCAAATGAGTATCGAGAAAAGCTAATTGAAGCAGTTGCTGAAACTAGTGAAGAGTTGATGGAAAAATACTTCGGTGGTGAAGAGCTGACTGAAGAAGAGATTAAAAAAGGTATCAAGCAAGCAACATTAGATATGTCAATGGTACCAATGCTGTGCGGAACAGCATTTAAGAATAAAGGTGTTCAGCCAATGCTTGATGCAGTTGTTGACTATCTTCCAGCTCCAACAGAAGTTAAAAATATCCATGGTGAAGATATGGATGGGAATCCAGTTGAGGTTAAATCAACTGATAATGGTCCATTCGCTGCACTTGCATTCAAAATTATGACTGACCCATTCGTTGGACAGTTGACATTTATCCGTGTTTATCGTGGTATTATTGAAGCAGGTAGCTATGTTTATAACTCAACTAAAGGTAAAAAAGAGCGTATTGGTCGTCTCTTGAAGATGCACTCTAACAAACGTGAAGAGATTAAAGAGCTTTATGCTGGTGAAATTGGTGCATGTGTTGGTCTAAAATCAACTCTAACTGGTGATACTCTTTGCGATGAGAAAGAAAAAGTTGTTCTTGAGCGTATGGAGTTCCCTGACCCAGTTATCTCTGTTGCAGTTGAGCCAAAAACTAAAGCTGACCAAGAGAAGATGTCAATTGCTCTTCAGAAACTTGCTGAAGAAGACCCAAGCTTCCGTGTTCACACTGATGAAGAGAGTGGTCAGACAATTATTTCAGGTATGGGTGAGCTGCACCTAGAAATTATTGTTGACCGTATGATGCGTGAATTTAAAGTTGAAGCAGAAGTTGGACAACCACAGGTTGCTTACCGTGAAACAATTAAAACAGCTGTTGAACAAGAGTACAAATATGCTAAACAGTCTGGTGGACGAGGACAGTATGGTCATGTATTCTTGAAAATTGAACCAGTTGAAGCAGGTAGCGGATATGAGTTTGTTGATGCTATTAAAGGTGGTGTTGTTCCTCGCGAATACATCCCTGCAGTCGACAAAGGTGTTCAAGAAGCAATGCAAAACGGTATTCTTGCAGGGTATCCTGTTGAAGATGTTAAAGTTACTCTTTATGATGGTAGCTACCATGATGTCGACTCTTCTGAAATGGCATTTAAACTTGCAGGTTCTATGTGTTTCAAAGAGGGTGCTAAAAAAGCAAATCCTGTAATTCTTGAGCCTGTAATGAAAGTTGAAGTTGAAGTTCCTGAAGAGTATATGGGTGATGTTATCGGTGACTTGAACCGCCGCCGTGGACAGATCAACAGCATGGAAGATCGCCATGGTAACAAGATTGTTAATGCATTCGTACCTCTTGCAGAGATGTTCGGATACTCTACTGATTTACGATCAGCCACACAGGGACGTGGTACTTACGCAATGGAATTTGACCATTACGAAGAAGTTCCTAAAAACGTTGCAGATGAAATTATCAAAAAGCGCAACGGTTAATTAAAACTCTATATCAGTCGGGGATAAAATTCCCCGACCATTAAACTCTTTCTTTCCTTCTTTTTTTCAAAACTAATACTTAAATAGACCTCGTAGCTCAGCTGGATAGAGCATCGGATTCCTAATCCGAAGGCCGCGCGTTCGAATCGCGCCGGGGTCACCACCTTAGTTTTTCTAATACATGCAAATATTCAAATGTTTTATTATCTTTATATTTTCTATTGTTATCAGCTTTATATCTTTGATACTCTTTTTTAACTAGGCTATACTTTCCATATTTAGACATTATATTTTCTATATCTTCTTCTTTCATCAATCCTTCATTATTATAACTAAGAAAAATAAACTCAAAATTTGCATTGGAAATGAGTTCCTCAAAACTTTGTAAAACTTTATTTTTTCTGCAGTAGCTTGATTTAGAGTATTCTCTAAGTCCACTTTTCCCTTTTGGTATAAATGGTTTGTATTCTGCTATTGTATTGAGTAAGTGGTAATTAGCACCATATTGTCTATGATTGTAAGGTGGATCTAGATATAAAATGTCTCCTTGAATCTGTTTTATTAATCTATTTGCATCCTCTTTATAAACTTCGTGTTCATTATCATTAACTTCAAAATATGCAGCTTCTAAAATTAATGGTTTTTGGGCACTTTTTTTCAAATGTTTTAAAAAAGCTCCATATACTGAGGCAGTATTTGCTACTTTATCAGCACTTTCTAGTAAACTAGCAAGTAAAAAGAAATATTCATTATTTGTAATTATCTTTTTGTTATACCAATTTTCTATTTTTATTCTGATTGCATCAATTTTTTTTCCATTGTCATCACTAAAATATTGCCTTCCACTAC is a window encoding:
- the fusA gene encoding elongation factor G, whose amino-acid sequence is MARKTPIERVRNIGIAAHIDAGKTTTTERILFYTGLSHKIGEVHEGAATMDWMEQEQERGITITSAATTCFWKNHQINIIDTPGHVDFTIEVERSMRVLDGAVAVFCAVGGVQPQSETVWRQANKYGVPRMAFVNKMDRVGADFFEVERQIKERLKSNAVPIQIPIGAEDDFKGVVDLVTMKAIIWEDEGFGQKFEVTDIPADLVDKANEYREKLIEAVAETSEELMEKYFGGEELTEEEIKKGIKQATLDMSMVPMLCGTAFKNKGVQPMLDAVVDYLPAPTEVKNIHGEDMDGNPVEVKSTDNGPFAALAFKIMTDPFVGQLTFIRVYRGIIEAGSYVYNSTKGKKERIGRLLKMHSNKREEIKELYAGEIGACVGLKSTLTGDTLCDEKEKVVLERMEFPDPVISVAVEPKTKADQEKMSIALQKLAEEDPSFRVHTDEESGQTIISGMGELHLEIIVDRMMREFKVEAEVGQPQVAYRETIKTAVEQEYKYAKQSGGRGQYGHVFLKIEPVEAGSGYEFVDAIKGGVVPREYIPAVDKGVQEAMQNGILAGYPVEDVKVTLYDGSYHDVDSSEMAFKLAGSMCFKEGAKKANPVILEPVMKVEVEVPEEYMGDVIGDLNRRRGQINSMEDRHGNKIVNAFVPLAEMFGYSTDLRSATQGRGTYAMEFDHYEEVPKNVADEIIKKRNG
- a CDS encoding DNA adenine methylase yields the protein MNYIGSKLKLSKWIKEQITNIVGDTNNKVFCDIFAGTGIVGRVFKKYTKKVIANDIEYYSYVLNKNYIENHEPLTNAEELINKLNSCKGVEGFIYKNYCMGSGSGRQYFSDDNGKKIDAIRIKIENWYNKKIITNNEYFFLLASLLESADKVANTASVYGAFLKHLKKSAQKPLILEAAYFEVNDNEHEVYKEDANRLIKQIQGDILYLDPPYNHRQYGANYHLLNTIAEYKPFIPKGKSGLREYSKSSYCRKNKVLQSFEELISNANFEFIFLSYNNEGLMKEEDIENIMSKYGKYSLVKKEYQRYKADNNRKYKDNKTFEYLHVLEKLRW